Genomic window (Lutra lutra chromosome 2, mLutLut1.2, whole genome shotgun sequence):
TTCAGGCTCTCTGTGTGTAGTAAATCTTACCTGCagccaaaaaaaatcttttttttttttaagattttatttacttatttgacagagattacaagtaggcagagaggcaggcaggcaggggaggggtggaagcagcctccctgctgagcagagagcctgatgtggaacttgatcccaggaccctgagatcatgacctgagccaaaggcagaggcttaacccactgagccacccagggagcccAAGGGAGGAGAACCCCGCCCCTCTCCCCATCTGAGGAACTAAAGTCTCCCAAAGATGGGAGCCGAGTAGAAATACAAGAAAGGGATTTCCAACCTTGGAGTGGGCAATGAGTGAGCAGGCCGTAGGAGCTCCATTTCTTCAACATTACCCTGCCCTGTTCCCTAAAAGcaaatgggaaagaagagaaagcagctGGAGGGAAGAAACAGAATCCATAAGCTTCTGCCCTGAGCCAAGAGCTGAAAAGAATGTGAGATGAAGGATTAGAACTTCTTTTTGTTTGAACAAATTTCTGGTTCTACCAAGTGGAAGACAGAATGAGAAGAAGGCACCTAGGAAAGTACTCACCTGTCTTATTGGGGTAGGGTGCACGTCCCTCAATTTTGAGCCATCATCGTAAGGATCATCCGGGTGTGGCACAAACATACGGAATGACACCTTCTTACGATGTTTTTCTATTATGTGTATTAAAAGAGAGCaagttggggcccctgggtggatcagtgggctaaagcctctgccttcagctcaggtcctgatcccagggtcctgggatggagccccgcatcgggctctctgatcagcaggaagcctgcttcctactttctctctgcctgcctctctgcctacttgtgatctctatctgtcaaatacataaataaaatctttaaaaaaataaaagagaacaagtTGATACAGTTTACAAGACCCAGGCTGAGGATCTCTGATTTTTCGCTTAAAAgtgttgttgtttcttgcctttacAGCCCTACACGGTGTTGCATTTGAAACTTTGTGCTGGAATCATGATAACTGCCTCCCACAACCCAAAGCAGGATAACGGGTACAAGgtattctgctttttctctccatACCCATGTCCTCTGTCCACATCCTGTTCCTTTATGGTTCAGGTACGGAGGCTGTATTTCCACGAACCTAAGCCGTCTGGATACGTGCCTGCCTTCTCCAGGTCTACTGGGACAACGGAGCTCAGATCACCTCTCCTCATGACAAGGCGATTTCTCAAGCTATTGAAGAAAATCTAGAGCCGTGGCCTCAAGCTTGGGATGATTCTTTAATTAATGGCAGTCCGCTGCTTCGTGACCCGAGTGCTTCCATCAACGAGAGCTACTTTGAAGaccttaaaaaatactgttttcacaGGTAAGTGGATTGTAAACTCACCTCCTATGAGCTCAAATAAGGTGATTCAGCCAAAtgctctcctttttcattcagtttttctcTCGATGGGTACGTATACTGTGGCTGCATCAGAATTTAGAGGCTGTAGGTCAAGGGTCAGCAGTTTTTTCTTGTAAGGACAGGTGATTCATAATTTGGGCTTCGTGAGCCATTGTCTTACAACTGCCTTCCCCCCCGCCCAGTTCAGTTGTCATGGGCCCCTTCTGGTCCTGACTCTTCCGTTGCCATGCCACACCCCTGTGTGTAACCCAGGGACACAGACTCAGGACATGCAGTGAGGGAAGAAGCTGTCGAGCAGAGGAACAGTGTTGTCCTGCTGTGACATGCTTGGGGCCCCACCACCCCTGACTGTCCCCTCAGGAAAAGACCACTGATTTTAAAGAGGCACGGTTTCTCGGCTGTCTCTCGGCTGTCTCTAATACTGTTTCTATTGTACCACTGGGAACGGAGGCTGTGGGGTAGAGTGTGGACCCCCGTTGCCTCTGGAGGGAGCGGCCCTTCTCACTGGGTGTTACCATGTGCGGATGGAGGTCCGGAGTCTCCAGTGCCGGATTTGTTCTCCCTGACAGAAATGAGAAACCTACATTTTCTGTGcaaaatctcttcatttttgaATGTGGGGGACCATTCTGTCAACGGTGTACACACCAAATGGAACACATGTGTGcgccttccctctgtccctctgattGGATGTCACGGAGACAAGGGTTTTGACTTGCTCGCTCCTCTAGGGAGCACCGGTGACAACGTGCTCGATGCCTCGAGTGCTAGTGTGGGTGTGCGTGCAGGATGTCCGTAAGCGGCAGGTCCTGTAGCAACATTGCACGGGCTTCGACGGAGTTGGCCATGAGTAATAAATCACTCTTCAAACACGTTCTACCAGTTGACGCTCCCACCAGCAGAGTCCCAACTGTATCAAGCTCAGTGATGTAATATCTCGAGTATATCAGAACAGTACGTGATCCATACATCTTACCCATACTGAGGATTAtcaaatttcttattttgctCGATGAAAGCAATATCTTACTTTTTTTGGATTCTTTAagtatgaataaattatttttcctgtttactTCAcctatatttttgtatgtatttattcatttttttgcatttgtgaAACCTCTTTGCTCATAGAGAAAACCggtcttcatttatttcaaatgttgTTTTCCCTTCTGTTGTTGTTACCTTTGGACTTTTTTATTGAAACTTTTTGATGCATTCATAAAAAATGGATAATGTCTATCAGTCTTCTAATTTATGAGTTCTGAGTTTTGTGTTGTACTCAGACTTTCTTTATAACAAGATTATTTTTACCCCTTACTTATTTCTAGGGCttgcatatttacattttataatgtttaaatCTTTTCAGTCATTAGTGATTTTTTAATTCTGTGTGAGACATGAAATAGCAAAGCagattggttttttgtttgttttttttttttttaggttttgctGCTACACCAACACACTAAATTAAAGAATCTATCTTTGTTGATTAATTGGAGATATCACTTTATCAACTAATTCCCCCCTTGGATTGAGTGTTTATATAGATAATTTCTACAGGCCTTTACTTttactgattaattttttttttataaagtttttgttttttttttttttttttttttttttgacagagaaatcacaagtaggcagagcaataggcagagagagagagggggaagcaggctccctgctgagcagagagcccaatgtggggctcgatccccggaccctgagatcatgacctgagccaaaggaggctttaacccactgagccacccaggtgcccctttactgattaatttaatctcattttaatcctcacagtaatgCTGAGGGTAGGTTCTGGTatatcaccattttatagatgagaaaattgtgacacagagaggttgagtaaatAACCAACAGTCACACAGTTTGTAAGTGACAGAACTCTAGGATTTACATTCAGAGTCTGTCTTCAGAGCATGTTAACCATAAAGCTATTCCTGCTTCTCATATATATTTCCCATTTCAAACTCGATCAACTTctactctctattctgttcctttaattgccttttttttttttttaaagattttatttatttacttgacagacagagatcataagtaggcagagaggcaggcagagacagaggaaggaagcaggctccccaccaagcagagagcccgacacggggcttgatcccaggaccctgagatcatgacctgagtcgaaggcagaggcttaacccactgagccacccaggcgccccctttaatTGCCTTTTTAATCTAATTCTAAACTGTTCTAATTATGATAGCTTTATACTTCACTTTAATATCTGAGCAATTTTTTCCAGAtttgttctcactattcttgcatatttatttttccagatgcactttatttcctattttaagagGAGAccttgttcatttgttcactTTTAAAAGAGATGGGTTAGGTTAGTACAATAACCTAAGATTCGAGCAATTAGAACACTGGAATTTTTATAAGTCCTATTTTTACCTTTCTATAACTTTTACTTTGGATAttgattgttattttattttaatatccgGACCCTGGATAATTTGATAAACAGGATGGTTActtgacaaaggaaaaaaaaaaatttttatccatCCATGTATAAGATGTTTCTTCCCATTTTGTGAAAAGGgacattttgaaaagcattttgaaCTAGTAGAATTAGGAGCTGGGACGTTGGCACCCTCAGACAGCCATGGGTCTGTCCTGGAACCTGAGCCCCAAGTTCTTTCTTGAATCCCACTCTAGGTATAAAAGCTGTCTCATGAATCAAACTCTGAAAGTAATCAGATTTTCTGAAAATAACCAcagagtaaaatttaaaacttgaatgTATTGGGGGTAGGGTGTATATTTGGGAAAGGGTCCGtaagttttgcttctttttttttaaatggaattaggAAGATAGTTGGTTATCTGGTACCTTCTTAATAcactgatttcttcctttcttaggaAGTTTCTAGTTTTGCAAGCCAGGTTTGCATCTTTCATCTCTATTTTATCCTTTTCCATACTGTGTTTAATCCCAGGAGTGTGAACAGGGAGACGAAGGTCAAGTTCGTGCACACCTCTGTCCACGGCGTGGGTCATGAGTTTGTGCAGTCGGCTTTCAAAGCTTTTGGCTTTGCTCCTCCTGAAGCTGTTCCCGAACAGAAAGATCCTGATCCTGAGTTCCCAACTGTGAAATACCCGAATCCTGAGGAGGGCAAAGGTGTCTTGGTAACGTCATCTTTTTTGTTCTAAAACTGACCTGTTGTATCCAAAATTCTTACTATCcagtaaaataactttttatgtgttttcattGTGCTGAACAAAAAACCCAGGTTCATCAtgagaaatatttatatgtattagtCACCCATTTCTTCCAAGAGGCTTCAAACACATGTGTTAGCATCGGGATGTGAGAGGTGAAATCAACATCGTATTTTAAATCGAATCGAATTGAGTTTAAATTGACTTTACTGTGCTCGCTAAATGTGAAAAGGGAACAGTAATAGAATGGCTATTcatcaaatgatttttattccctcatttttttcttccttcatttttctaatatgaaGTCATGCTACTTAAATTATGGTTGCTTCAACCTTTTTAAAGGTGAGGGTCACAACGATATTCAGAGAGTCCATTTATTTTGGTTGGTGTTTGAGGTTGATCACTTGGCAAGGCCTAGAAATACCACATATAGGCTGTCGGGTGTGTCGGGAATCCCATGGGCAGGTGTGGGTCACGTGCTGATGTTCCCGTTACCTGACCTCTGGCTTAGGAAATATTAGGTGACCCACCAAGACCAGCTCCAGAAATAGAATTCAGCCTTCATTTGGGGAGAGTTCCCTCAGTTCTTAaagaataagatatttttaaggaCTGCAATTTGCTCGATTCTTGGCTGAAGTAGTCCTTTATGTTCCTATTCTTTTTCAGACTTTATCTTTTGCCTTGGCTGATAAAACCAAGGCCAAAATCGTTTTAGCAAATGATCCGGATGCTGATAGACTTGCCGTGGCCGAAAAGCAAGACAGGTACAAGTGATTGTGATTACCCATCTCatagaaaacataagcagtaaaaTGTGCTTGGGGAGACTGGACCTATTGGGgaatatttaccatttatcaCACGAATTGTCACTGTATTGCTAATATACAGCGAAATGCTGTTCGGGGGACCACCAGTGTCATGCAGAGTAAATCAGCCCAGGATGAACTTGGAATTGAAAATACTATTTATCTTCTCTCGTTTCATCATtgattttgttataattaatggCTCAGTTCCTAATGCCCGCAAGTGCATTGTTTGGAGCTGGCGTTACAGTGGGATTTGCTGAAGGGTTTGGTGAAGGGGCTGGACCTTCAAGGAAATGTTGAATTTAGTTTGAGCAGACCACAGAGGAAGAGCAGTGGGATACCCAGCTTTTAAGACAAGTTTGACCCTAGAGTTTGTCCAGAATTAATAGGACATAAGtggagagaaaagatgaaaggCAGGCAGGGTCCGAGCAGTTTTGGGTATCAAACAGCACGTGTGATGTTTTGGGAGTAGTGGGGTGCTACCAAAGGAttgtgggttttatttatttatttaaagagagagagaacgagatcTGTggggggtcatgatctgagctgaaatcaaaagtcgaacgcttaacctactgagccacccaggcgccccaagggattAGGGTTTCAGATTATGATCAGACAGATTCAGTTCTAATCCCTTTCTGGGAAGTTCAGCCAGGATGATATACGTTGAAACACAAAACGTACTTGTAGCCACGTAGACTACAGAAAGGAGAAGTCCCGTATCTGTTGTCTGGTGTCCTGATCATCCTAGCATGAACCTGCTCTTGAGACCTGCTAGGCTGTTGCCTTCCAGAACCCTCAATACTGTCCAGACCGAAAACGGAGATACATAGTCTGTTATCCTGAGGTGGGATCCTGCCAGGATATTTCTATCATCTTTAAAACCAAAGCTTTTGCCAAAGACGAAAGTGTTGTGGATCGTCGCTCTTCCAAGATGGGAGGTTTGTCAAAGGAAACCAGCACAGAGGAACTGCTAGGATGTTGGTGAAGCAGCAGTCATGTTTCCAGACAGTTCTTTAAACAAGAAAGACAAGAACATTTGCAGAAACCATTCTGAGCCTTGTTTGATTTAATTGTCCTGCCCCAGTCGTTTGCAGTGTCTCTCTTAAGGTCACAGTAATGcattggttgttttttgttttttggtttttttttcagtggTGAATGGAGAGTGTTTTCTGGCAACGAGCTGGGGGCCCTCTTGGGCTGGTGGCTTTTTACttcttggaaagaaaagaacccaGATCACAGTGCCCTCAAAGACTTATACATGTTGTCGAGCACCGTCTCCTCCAAAATCTTGCGAGCCATTGCCTTAAAGGAGGGCTTTCATTTTGAGGTAACATGTTTCCAGGACTTGCTCTTAGATTTGTTTGGCTCTGTAGAAGGTCTAAGGCACGTCTTTCTCTTTTGGGTTATCCCTTTAGGAAACACTAACTGGCTTCAAGTGGATGGGAAACCGAGCCAAACAGCTCATAGACCAGGGGAAAAATGTCTTATTTGCATTCGAAGAAGCTATCGGTAAGAAGTAATAGTAGTGACTGTAGCATTGTTTAGTATATAGAACGCAAATAAATGGGATTTGGATTGGGGTTCAGAAAATTAACAGGAGACCAAGAGTACAGCAACGCTCAGAGGGTTGAACTGTCCAACCCTAAAACTGgcttctcagattttcttttagcTAAAAAGAATATCTTATAAATAACCAAGCCATTAATGTCGTGGATGAAAACAGTGATGTTCTACACATGGTGCTTAGAGCCCAGGACCCCACATAGTTTGGGGAGTAGTGATATTCCCTCAACCGTGGTGATCTCAGATCTGATATGGTTCGCTCCTCTTCCGAAAGTGCTGGGCAGAGGTCTGtccagaggaaaggggaggactTAGTTGTGGGGCTTTCCTCAAAGTGACTGTCACCTGAAAGGACAGCCCCAAGTCCAGCCAGAATGACCAAGAAATACTTGTCTTAAATTGTCAGTGTaggtgaggaggaaggggagctaGGTAGAGAAACTTAAAATTCAGATGTTAGGGTGGGGGATATTTTAGCTGTTTGTTTTGTAAAAGCTATTACACTTACATAAGAAGAttcaaagggggcacctgggtggctcagtctgttaagtgtctgactcttggtttcagctcagaccatgatctcagggtcctgggatcgagccccacattgggcttcctgctcagcggggagtctgcttaagattctttctctctgcccctcccccccatcactgtctctggttctctccctctctcaaataaataaatcttaaaaaaaaaaaaagaaaattcatctgTATTTCCTGCAACACAGATGCTCCCACATATCATTTAGTTAATTAATCTAAAGAAGTGTGTAATAGctcagcttttccttttcctttttgctacAATTACCTTTCTATagctttttgttaaaatttttttccttccatttgtttatCAACTTTTTATTGTACACCAATTACATAGTGACTCTGAGAGAAACAGAGGACACTGACCTTAGCCTCGAGCAGTGTGCATAGATCCCGTTCGTAACCACACGAGAGTACTGGCTAGGCGGTCAATGTGAAGGACATAACTCACAAGAACTGTTGGAATTCAGCAAAGACAGAATAAGCATTGACGAGAACAACTGGAAACCATTTTGTGTGAGCAGGAGGAGTTTGGGCTGGACATAGGGACTGAACGGTTTGTCTAGGAGGGAGACTCTCCTAGGTTATTCAAGCAGGACATCTGGAAGGCCTGCCTCGAGCTGAGGCGTTGGGCTGGATTCTTGTATGTAAAGGTGGTCAGTGAGAAGCATTCACATGTTCATACTGTAGAACCTCTCAGGCAATGGGCAAGGTGCACGGAGATAAGGTGCATGTCCAGTGTTTTAAAGGAGCCCACCCCCAAGTGTGGATGCATGACCCGTGTTTCCGCAGGATATATGTGCTGCCCGTTTGTTCTGGACAAAGACGGAGTCAGCGCCGCGGTCATCATCGCAGAGTTGGCTAGCTTTCTAGCAACCAAGAATCTGTCTTTGTCTCAGCAGCTCAAGGCCATCTATGTGGAGTAAGTTTCTATTAACTCTGTTTAATTGAAGTAATAGTTTTCAGTGTTTTAGTATGTTTTTATGTGTCAGACGCTAACATTCTTTCTAATGCTCTTTGGTTGTGGATTCTCTTCTGGAAACGAAGGAAAGGATCCCCTTTTCTTTTGATGCTTACCCGTTTAACGCTTATTATCAGTCATCACTGTGGTCATCCTCAACAAACAAGAACATCAGTTGCAGAAAGAGCTAACTGAAGAAAGTGGTCTTAAGTGTTTGATGTCAGGAAAGATGCGAGGTGTTCATGAGACATCTACTGAGTTTTTAGAACCATTAGTCAAGTCCGCCTTTATGGTGCAGAAGCAGCGAGGGGCGGTATacaggggagtggggtggggagtggcctCCAGGCAATGAAATGTTTACCCCCAGATACAGGCTGAAGGCCAGGTAACAGTTTGGCAATCCCTGAGGCCAATCGTTGTACATTTTTTAGGCTAAATTATTCCTTTGAAGCTAGTTATGGTTActtgtttcatttagtttaaaactGGCTGATACGTGTTCTGGGTACATTACGTATGAGAGTATTTGTTCCTCGTTttgcatatttgtattttttctgtcGAGATGTACTGACATGAGCTTCCGGTATACAACGTAATGATTCGATATTTGTATATATCACAAAGTGATCATCGCAGGAAGTCAAGTTAACATCCGCACCGCACGGAATTACACATACTTCTTCTTGTGACGAGAACTTCTAAGATCTGTACTCTTAGCCACTCGCAAATACATAGTACGATATCATTAAATagagtcaccatgctgtatgttacttaattatttgtgtttgttttcatagATATGGCTACCATATTACCAAAGCTTCATATTTTATCTGCCATGATCAAGGCACcattaagaaattatttgaaaacctCAGGAACTATGATGGGAAGAATAATTATCCAAAAACTTGTGGCAGATTTGAAATCTCTGGCATTAGGGATCTTACAACCGGCTACGATGATAGCCAACCAGATAAAAAAGCTGTAAGTGATACTGTCTTTTACCAACTAAACTCTTATGTATTTACCTTCTATTATACTTTGAATAGCTTAATTTATCTAATCATGGAATTAACTGAAGCTGATTTTAGGCATTCCGGCGTTTATTATAAATACACTATCgaaataaatagaaagttaaaaatcatgGGCTTGAACTACAAGGATCGTCACTTGTTATCTGAACCAACGTCACCGTGTTACATACAGGAAATCAGTGCTCGGAAGTTTAAGACCCGCCCACTGTCCCACAGCTAGTCGGTGATGGTTGTCGTCAAATCTGGGTCTTCTGCCTCCAGATCCGGGTTTTCCTCTGTCTGAGCACCTGCTCAGTACATCAAGAGTGACAGTCTGCCGTTGTGTTTCTGAAtgagtaggtctggggtgggggccaagaatttgcatttgtaTCAAGTCCTGCTGATGCTGACGTTACTGGTACACCCTTCTAGAAACACTGTTTGCGTCCTAGTTTGTTTTACTCCATTCTCTGAATGTCCGGACGCTGTTAGCTGTCAAGCACGAGTTTGCATTCTTGACATCACTTGGATCCTCCACTCGAGTCCAAAGAAGGCTCAAAAATGGCAGCCGAGTATTGCAAACTAATGGCAGTGGGTCAGGAAAGGAGAGTGAGACTCTCCTCATGCATTATTagacatttttgttatttcccttttttttctttttttaaaattttcctctgcgcacaatatatttttaaagagaaatatttttggaagTGTCACGATGAAACATGGCAGTTCCAACCCTCACCATCTCTTTGCCATGTCGAGACAACACCCTTCCCTCTCAGGTGGTGATGCTTGGGCTTCTCAGGGGTTGACTTTATTACTTTTCTGTTGTGGAGGTAAGGGTTGAGATCTTCCGTTCActgttctcccttctcccctgtcTTCCCAAGCACTTCTGCCACAATGTGGGGTGATTTCAGAGCCTGTGCTTGGATCGTTATGACTGGTAACTGTTGTTTCCCACTTAGCTAAATAGTGTACTTTGATTCCGTTCCCCCAGattgtgtaattattttttctataattaatagttctgttctttcatttccttggattTTTATGTAACAATCTCCAGTCTTCCCACATTCCTTCAGATGCCTCTCAGGGGGGGTTTCCATGTGGCCCAGTGCCATTTTgtccattctgttttgtttccactGGCCTCCCTCCCGGGCCCCTGTCCAGGCAAGGCCTGTTCCTCTCCGTGTCGGGCACACACGTGTCATCCTGGGAAGGCCCTTTGCCAGTTATGGGGTGGGTCCTTGGCTCCTGGACCCCCTGACTTCCTCTTgctatatttattttcctaaatcaCCTCCTCTAGGAGCTTcccaaaaaagaatgaagagatgaATTTTTGGAGGCACTGAAGTCTGAAAATGTCTTACTCTGTACTGATGCTTGATTTACAGTGCCATTTTGAAAGCAGTGCTCCATTATTGCTCCTGTACTGCTGCTGAGAGTCCCATCTCTCATTCCTTCAGGAAATGGCTGAGGCCTACTGTGGGCCACATAAAGGGATGTTGTCACCACACTTATTCAGTCCTGTCCTtgctgcttgttttctctctacAGGAAGATTTCAGGAATTTTCTGCTaaacttttcttctaaaatgtcgGTGATATGCTTTGATATGGGGCTTTTTCAGGTTCTCCCTACTAGCAAAAGCAGCCAAATGATCACCTTCACCTTTGCTAACGGGGGCGTGGCCACCATGCGGACCAGTGGGACCGAGCCCAAGATCAAGTACTATTCAGAACTGTGTGCCCCGCCTGGAAATAGGTATGATGTGATGGTAGCACCTGCGATCCTTATTCCCCAAGGTTCCTAACCGGTTCTGTGCAAATGCTAAGTAAAACATTTTGTCTTTCCAGCAGCAGTTTTGTGATGTGAACAGCTGCTTGAAGAATGCAGGGACAGGGACGGGAGAGCTGATTTTCTACATGCTTATTTCTGTCCTGCCTTTCTTTGTAGGGGAAAATCTCATTCTGAATTTCAGTAATAGTAATATAGTTTCCTTTATCCTGTACTTTTATTTGAGACTAGCACACAtgagttttcctctttttctccctatctctgatacattaaattaaaatccaTTGCACATGCACTGAACAGATGTCCTCGAGCCCCTGTTGTGCATAGGTCTGTGCTGGGTTCTGGGGAGGAGAAAGTGCCTTAGCAGAGGGAGTCCTT
Coding sequences:
- the PGM2 gene encoding phosphopentomutase; amino-acid sequence: MDTRLDQETARWLRWDKNPLTLESAKQLIKDGNKEELQKCFGARMEFGTAGLRAAMGTGIAHMNDLTIIQTTQGFCRYLEKQFSDLKQRGVVISFDARAHPPSGGNSKRFARLAATTFITQGIPVYLFSGITPTPFVPYTVLHLKLCAGIMITASHNPKQDNGYKVYWDNGAQITSPHDKAISQAIEENLEPWPQAWDDSLINGSPLLRDPSASINESYFEDLKKYCFHRSVNRETKVKFVHTSVHGVGHEFVQSAFKAFGFAPPEAVPEQKDPDPEFPTVKYPNPEEGKGVLTLSFALADKTKAKIVLANDPDADRLAVAEKQDSGEWRVFSGNELGALLGWWLFTSWKEKNPDHSALKDLYMLSSTVSSKILRAIALKEGFHFEETLTGFKWMGNRAKQLIDQGKNVLFAFEEAIGYMCCPFVLDKDGVSAAVIIAELASFLATKNLSLSQQLKAIYVEYGYHITKASYFICHDQGTIKKLFENLRNYDGKNNYPKTCGRFEISGIRDLTTGYDDSQPDKKAVLPTSKSSQMITFTFANGGVATMRTSGTEPKIKYYSELCAPPGNSDPDQLKKELNELVSAIEEHFFQPQKYNLQPKAE